The following proteins are encoded in a genomic region of Aliiroseovarius sp. F47248L:
- a CDS encoding MFS transporter — translation MAEISTRKRIWGWFWFDWASQPYHTLLLTFIFGPFFAAIATEYFMGQGLVEQAADAKAQSIWSWGLAAAGLIVGFGAPIMGALADTAGRVRPWVAVFSLLYVIGAGSLWWTQPDGSNLWAMMLMFALGFIGAEFALVFTNSQLPSLADQDQVGEISGSGFAFGYIGGLVALAIMLTLFVEQPSGRTLIGLPPGLGLLDAEAREGTRIVGPFVAVWFMIFMIPYALWVKDLPRPAAKYSLSGAFAILGRTIRGLKNKKSLAAYLGSSMFYRDALNGLYGFGGVYASLVLNWSIVLIGVFGIISGLAAAGFSWLGGRVDRKRGPKPVIIGSILVLMAVCFLIVNMTRESIFGITLPDGSNIPDIIFFGCGMLIGGMGGTLQSASRSMMVRHADPLAPTESFGLYGLSGRATAFMAPALIAWFTTMTGSARLGVSPLIGLFALGLFLLIWVKPEGEQ, via the coding sequence CCTATCACACTCTGCTTCTTACCTTCATTTTTGGCCCGTTTTTCGCCGCCATCGCCACCGAGTATTTCATGGGGCAAGGGTTGGTCGAGCAAGCCGCAGATGCGAAAGCGCAAAGTATCTGGTCGTGGGGCTTGGCGGCGGCTGGCCTGATCGTCGGCTTTGGCGCGCCGATCATGGGCGCGCTGGCAGACACCGCCGGGCGGGTCCGTCCATGGGTTGCGGTCTTCAGCCTGCTGTATGTCATCGGCGCAGGATCATTGTGGTGGACCCAACCAGATGGATCAAACTTATGGGCCATGATGTTAATGTTTGCCCTGGGTTTCATCGGGGCCGAATTCGCTTTGGTTTTCACCAATTCGCAACTGCCCAGCCTTGCTGATCAGGATCAGGTTGGTGAGATTTCGGGCTCTGGCTTCGCTTTCGGATACATCGGAGGCTTGGTGGCATTGGCGATCATGCTGACCCTGTTTGTCGAACAGCCCAGCGGCAGGACGTTGATCGGGCTGCCCCCCGGTTTAGGCCTGCTGGATGCCGAAGCGCGTGAAGGGACACGGATTGTCGGCCCATTTGTCGCCGTGTGGTTCATGATTTTCATGATCCCCTATGCGCTGTGGGTGAAAGACCTTCCCAGACCTGCAGCAAAATACAGTCTTTCTGGCGCTTTCGCTATTCTTGGCCGGACCATTCGGGGACTGAAGAACAAGAAAAGCCTTGCGGCCTATCTTGGCAGCTCGATGTTCTATCGCGACGCATTGAATGGCCTTTATGGGTTTGGTGGGGTTTATGCGAGCCTCGTTCTGAACTGGTCGATTGTCCTGATCGGTGTCTTTGGCATCATCTCGGGTCTTGCCGCCGCAGGATTCAGCTGGTTGGGCGGGCGGGTTGACCGAAAGCGCGGCCCCAAGCCGGTGATCATCGGATCCATCCTCGTTCTAATGGCGGTCTGTTTTCTGATTGTGAACATGACGCGCGAGTCCATTTTTGGCATCACGCTCCCCGATGGATCAAACATCCCAGACATCATTTTCTTTGGCTGCGGCATGCTGATCGGAGGTATGGGCGGCACGCTGCAATCAGCCAGCCGATCAATGATGGTGCGCCATGCTGATCCCCTGGCCCCGACCGAAAGCTTCGGGCTGTACGGTCTGTCGGGGCGCGCCACAGCGTTCATGGCCCCTGCTTTGATCGCATGGTTCACAACGATGACGGGCAGTGCACGACTCGGCGTGTCTCCGCTGATCGGGTTGTTTGCATTAGGGCTTTTCCTTTTGATCTGGGTTAAACCAGAGGGTGAGCAGTGA